A window of the Lactobacillus gasseri ATCC 33323 = JCM 1131 genome harbors these coding sequences:
- a CDS encoding TatD family hydrolase: MEIFDSHTHLNDVPFRGKEEIYLDRAKELGVVKSAVAGQDPEFNERAIDLSQRFDNLYAIVGYCPDVAKGYDQNAEDVLVEQLKKPKTVALGEIGLDYYWDESPRDVQRKVFARQLDLAHSLKMPVNIHTRDAFEDTYQVLKNSHVGEYGGIIHNFNGDPEWLKKFLDLGMMVSFSGVVSFTKAIDVHASAKVVPWDKFLIETDAPYLTPKPYRGKQNETGYVRYVAEAIAKLRDVSVEEVAKHTFENTMRAYGIK; encoded by the coding sequence ATGGAGATTTTTGATTCACATACGCACTTAAATGACGTGCCTTTTCGGGGAAAAGAAGAGATCTACCTTGATCGAGCTAAAGAATTAGGTGTAGTAAAAAGTGCAGTTGCAGGACAAGACCCAGAATTTAATGAGCGTGCGATTGATCTAAGTCAAAGATTTGATAATTTATACGCTATTGTTGGTTACTGTCCTGATGTAGCTAAAGGCTATGATCAAAATGCAGAAGATGTATTAGTAGAACAGCTTAAGAAGCCCAAAACTGTTGCTTTAGGAGAAATTGGACTAGATTATTACTGGGATGAATCGCCAAGAGATGTTCAGCGAAAAGTTTTTGCAAGGCAACTTGATTTAGCTCATAGCTTAAAGATGCCAGTAAATATTCATACTCGCGATGCTTTTGAAGATACATATCAAGTTTTGAAAAATAGTCATGTGGGTGAATATGGCGGGATTATTCATAATTTTAATGGTGATCCAGAATGGCTTAAAAAGTTTCTTGATTTAGGGATGATGGTTTCATTTTCTGGGGTAGTTTCATTTACAAAAGCAATTGACGTACATGCTTCTGCCAAAGTTGTGCCTTGGGATAAATTTTTAATTGAAACTGATGCCCCATACTTAACGCCAAAACCATACCGCGGAAAGCAAAATGAAACAGGATATGTACGCTATGTTGCAGAGGCAATTGCTAAGTTGCGTGATGTATCGGTTGAAGAAGTGGCAAAGCACACATTTGAAAATACGATGAGGGCATATGGAATCAAATAA
- the rnmV gene encoding ribonuclease M5 — protein sequence MESNNQKQFNAVVVVEGRDDTKRLKQFFPGIETIETNGSEVSDQTLAEIKKLAKTREIIIFTDPDYNGERIRRLVTNAAPNAKQAFITRKEGEPTKRGNSLGVEHASKEALVRALGDLHEIQAVESDITKEKYDDLGLAVSPEARLLREKVGIKLGIGYGNSKQFLKRLKMFGITYDELKRAVEDVK from the coding sequence ATGGAATCAAATAATCAAAAACAGTTCAATGCAGTAGTAGTTGTTGAAGGACGAGACGATACCAAGAGATTAAAACAGTTCTTCCCAGGAATTGAAACTATTGAAACTAATGGCTCAGAAGTATCTGATCAAACTTTAGCAGAGATTAAGAAACTAGCAAAAACAAGAGAAATAATCATCTTTACTGATCCAGACTACAATGGTGAAAGAATTAGAAGACTAGTGACTAATGCTGCGCCAAATGCTAAACAAGCTTTTATCACTCGTAAAGAAGGAGAACCAACTAAGCGTGGAAACAGCTTAGGAGTTGAACATGCTTCAAAAGAAGCCCTTGTTCGTGCTTTAGGTGATTTGCACGAAATTCAAGCAGTAGAGAGTGATATTACTAAAGAAAAATACGATGATTTGGGTCTCGCAGTTAGTCCGGAAGCTCGTCTTTTACGTGAAAAAGTTGGAATTAAGTTAGGAATTGGATATGGAAATAGCAAGCAATTCTTAAAACGTTTGAAGATGTTTGGAATTACTTATGATGAATTAAAGAGGGCAGTTGAAGATGTCAAATAG
- a CDS encoding Veg family protein — translation MPTTLMAIKHNLDSHLGESLVVVAQAGRKKVTRRKGRLTKTYRAVFVVDLDQDQNNFERVSYSYTDLLTKNIELEFDEM, via the coding sequence GTGCCAACAACACTAATGGCAATTAAACATAATTTGGATTCTCATTTGGGCGAAAGCTTGGTAGTAGTAGCTCAAGCAGGAAGAAAGAAAGTAACACGCCGCAAAGGTAGATTAACTAAGACTTATCGTGCAGTGTTTGTAGTTGACCTTGATCAAGATCAAAACAACTTTGAACGAGTATCTTACAGTTACACGGATTTATTAACCAAGAACATTGAGCTTGAGTTTGATGAAATGTAA
- the rsmA gene encoding 16S rRNA (adenine(1518)-N(6)/adenine(1519)-N(6))-dimethyltransferase RsmA, giving the protein MSNSMPIASPVRTQAIVNRYFMHAKKNLGQNFLVDLAAIKGIVEAADIQSGDQVIEIGPGIGSLTEQLLLAGAKVLAYEVDQDLPEILKNELPQKIDGEELNSRFKLVMKDVLKANFTKDSDGFLDLNKPVKIVANLPYYITTPIIFNLIKSDLDFSSLTLMMQKEVAERLVAIPKTKEYGPLTIAVQSRMNVELAEEVKSTSFMPRPKVDSAVVVLTPLTEKPNIDDYSFFDHVVKMCFAQRRKTLANNLKSLVRDKDMREKMINDLGLDLRVRPEELTLNQFVELAHLLKDQQA; this is encoded by the coding sequence ATGTCAAATAGTATGCCAATTGCTAGTCCAGTCCGGACTCAAGCGATTGTTAATCGCTACTTTATGCATGCAAAAAAGAATTTGGGGCAAAATTTCTTAGTAGATTTGGCCGCAATTAAAGGAATTGTTGAAGCAGCTGATATTCAATCAGGTGATCAAGTTATTGAAATTGGACCAGGTATTGGTTCTTTGACTGAGCAGCTTCTTTTAGCTGGAGCAAAGGTTTTAGCTTATGAAGTTGATCAAGATTTGCCTGAAATTTTGAAAAACGAATTACCACAAAAAATTGATGGTGAAGAGTTAAATAGTCGCTTTAAATTAGTCATGAAAGACGTATTAAAGGCAAACTTTACTAAAGATAGCGATGGTTTTCTTGACTTAAATAAGCCGGTTAAAATTGTGGCTAATCTACCTTATTACATCACAACGCCGATCATTTTTAATTTAATTAAAAGTGATTTAGATTTCAGTAGCTTAACGTTGATGATGCAAAAAGAAGTGGCTGAACGTTTAGTTGCTATACCTAAGACTAAAGAATATGGTCCTTTAACCATTGCTGTTCAAAGCAGAATGAATGTAGAGTTAGCAGAAGAAGTTAAAAGTACTTCATTTATGCCACGTCCAAAGGTTGACTCTGCAGTTGTTGTCTTGACACCACTTACTGAAAAACCAAATATTGACGATTATTCTTTCTTTGATCATGTTGTAAAAATGTGTTTTGCGCAGCGTCGTAAAACACTAGCTAACAACTTAAAATCCTTAGTCAGAGATAAAGATATGCGTGAAAAAATGATTAATGATTTAGGACTAGATCTTCGAGTTCGTCCGGAAGAATTAACGCTAAATCAATTTGTAGAGTTGGCACATCTTTTAAAAGATCAGCAAGCATAG